A genomic region of Phragmites australis chromosome 2, lpPhrAust1.1, whole genome shotgun sequence contains the following coding sequences:
- the LOC133894709 gene encoding small ribosomal subunit protein uS7-like translates to MAEVVEQQQQQDVKLFNRWTFEDVQVNDISLADYLAVSSTKHATYLPHTAGRYSKKRFRKAQCPIVERLTNSLMMHGRNNGKKILAVRIIKHTMEIIHLLTDANPIQVIVDAIINSGPREDATRIGSAGVVRRQAVDISPLRRVNQAIYLLTTGARESAFRNIKTIAECLADELINAAKGSSNSYAIKKKDEIERVAKANR, encoded by the exons ATGGCGGAGGTggtggagcagcagcagcagcaggacgTGAAGCTCTTCAACCGCTGGACTTTCGAGGATGTCCAG GTGAACGACATCTCGCTGGCCGACTACCTGGCGGTGTCGTCGACGAAGCACGCGACGTACCTGCCGCACACGGCCGGACGGTACTCGAAGAAGCGGTTCCGCAAGGCGCAGTGTCCCATTGTGGAGCGCCTCACCAACTCCCTCATGATGCACGGGCGCAACAACGGCAAGAAGATCTTGGCTGTGCGCATTATTAAGCACACCATGGAGATCATCCACCTCCTCACCGACGCCAACCCCATCCAGGTGATCGTGGACGCGATCATCAACAG CGGGCCACGTGAGGACGCCACCCGTATTGGTTCTGCTGGTGTTGTGAGGAGGCAGGCTGTGGATATCTCGCCCTTGAGAAGGGTGAACCAGGCCATCTACCTCCTCACCACTGGTGCCAGGGAGAGTGCTTtcaggaacatcaagaccattgCCGAGTGCCTTGCAGATGAGTTGATCAACGCTGCCAAGGGCTCATCCaacag CTATGCCATTAAGAAGAAGGATGAGATTGAGCGTGTTGCAAAGGCGAACCGTTGA
- the LOC133894724 gene encoding uncharacterized protein LOC133894724 — MVLGKVAIVIGSGIIGTILTSGDSSLPDFRDVLSGAFKFMTKKAKQGKDGPSTSSPHTAQLLTQVNYLREELQMLSKSNHVAIVTVDGRPGPGAYGITAVVVGAIGYLFIRWKGWKLSDMMFVTKRGLSDACNVVGKQVDQVSENVNAAKRHLAGRIDRVDCSLDECQEITEATKQEVTIIHGDLSAFQKEMETVHLVVRSLETKLGRLAYTQDRTTRGIYDLCEFTKRLDQSSKADTRQVASTPHLAIESSEGISRAASLPPALEPESPAAQSPRTETPKVVRSSTTMSASGLSMLVGASMPPKREHQAVFSRASSMKQGCSESPSVVPSSAEPSPRRPGSSTLFGGLGFLRSYTR, encoded by the exons ATGGTGCTGGGCAAGGTCGCCATCGTCATCGGCTCCG GAATCATCGGAACAATACTCACAAGCGGTGACTCCAGCCTTCCCGACTTCAGGGATGTACTCTCCGGTGCTTTCAAG TTCATGACCAAGAAAGCAAAGCAAGGTAAGGATGGGCCATCTACCAGCTCTCCGCATACTGCTCAGTTGTTGACTCAG GTCAATTATCTCAGAGAGGAGCTGcaaatgttgtccaaatcaAATCATGTTGCTATCGTCACTGTCGACGGTAGACCTG GTCCTGGTGCTTATGGTATAACAGCTGTTGTTGTTGGAGCTATTGGCTATTTATTCATAAGATGGAAG GGATGGAAACTTTCTGATATGATGTTTGTGACGAAGCGTGGCTTATCTGATGCCTGCAATGTAGTGGGGAAACAAGTGGATCAGGTTTCGGAAAATGTTAAT GCTGCAAAGAGGCATCTTGCTGGAAGGATTGATCGTGTGGATTGTAGTTTAGATGAATGCCAAGAAATTACAGAAGCCACAAAGCAAGAG GTTACAATCATCCATGGGGATCTTAGTGCCTTCCAGAAGGAAATGGAAACAGTTCATCTTGTAGTTCGTAGTCTG GAGACGAAGCTTGGACGTCTTGCTTATACTCAA GACCGTACAACACGAGGAATATATGACTTGTGTGAATTTACTAAAAGATTGGATCAGAGCTCGAAAGCTGATACTCGTCAG GTCGCATCAACTCCTCATCTTGCTATCGAATCTTCAGAGGGAATTTCTagg GCTGCTTCTTTGCCTCCGGCTTTGGAACCAGAGTCTCCTGCAGCTCAATCACCAAGAACAGAGACACCTAAG GTTGTGCGTTCATCTACAACCATGTCAGCATCAGGACTGAGTATGCTAGTTGGAGCTTCAATGCCGCCTAAAAGA GAGCATCAGGCTGTTTTTAGCAGAGCAAGTTCTATGAAGCAAGGATGCTCCGAGTCACCGAGTGTGGTGCCAAGCTCGGCGGAACCCAGCCCCAGAAGACCCGGCAGTTCAACTCTGTTTGGAGGGCTTGGCTTTCTAAGGAGCTACACTAGGTGA